A stretch of Gemmatimonadaceae bacterium DNA encodes these proteins:
- the ccoS gene encoding cbb3-type cytochrome oxidase assembly protein CcoS codes for MSVIFIVLPLALLIVGGAVAAFVWSARSGQMDDLETPAVRMLHDSDR; via the coding sequence ATGAGCGTGATCTTCATCGTGCTCCCCCTCGCCCTGCTCATCGTGGGCGGCGCCGTCGCCGCGTTCGTCTGGAGCGCCCGGAGCGGCCAGATGGATGATCTGGAGACGCCGGCGGTGAGGATGCTGCACGATTCCGACCGCTAG
- a CDS encoding heavy metal translocating P-type ATPase gives MSTEAMRLATPAVAAPADVACAHCGLAVPPGLVEHGAERQFCCTGCHTAFAILHEHGLDSYYGFAERREAPVRATGRSYEEFDHPAFSALYVQALPNGLARTELYLEGVHCASCVWLVERVPLLQAGVARAELDVRRSLAAVEWDPAVVPLSAIARALDTLGYPPHPFRGVARTEMRRKEDRAMLVRIGIAGAIAINVMLAALALYSGEVNTMEAQYTHFFRWISFALIVPSFWWPGRVFFTGALASVRTKSLHMDLPIAIALAAGFVRGAINTVTGTGPVYFDGLAILIFALLVGRFLQQRGQRLAADAAELLHAIAPSTARIADGEQVREIPAEALLPGMTLDVRAGDTFAADGVIVRGHSSVNAALLTGESRPTSVSEGATVFAGTLNVEAPVRVRVEQAGETSRIAKLLRQVEESAQRRAPIVQYANRLAGIFTAIVLVAAALTFVIKAQLSPSVAHHALDDAIALLIVTCPCALALATPLAITVAVGRAAGNGMLIKGGDALELLATPGTLVLDKTGTITEGRTALVAWQGAEWVKPLVLALEEGSSHPLADGFRRAWAGLPVPVVTASRHVAGGGLEGEIDGRVVRIGSPRFVADGTSQVDPLIGASLDAVDRTLTPVHVSVDGVLVAVAGMGDRVREDAARSLQQLRARGWRTVMLSGDTPDVVASVGRALGFAAQDAIGAASPEDKLAFIERAKQQGTVVMVGDGVNDAAAIAAAHVGIGVHGGAEACLATADIYLTRPGLSALVELTEGARRTMRVIRRNIAFSVAYNLLGAGMAVFGVLTPLIAAILMPTSSITVVLGSWYGHTFARPTSRAGGAA, from the coding sequence ATGAGCACTGAGGCGATGCGACTCGCGACGCCGGCGGTCGCCGCACCCGCCGACGTCGCCTGCGCCCACTGCGGCCTGGCCGTGCCGCCCGGACTCGTAGAACACGGCGCCGAGCGGCAATTCTGCTGCACCGGCTGCCACACGGCGTTTGCCATTCTGCACGAGCACGGACTCGACAGCTACTACGGCTTCGCTGAACGTCGGGAAGCGCCGGTGCGCGCCACCGGCCGCTCGTATGAGGAGTTCGATCACCCGGCGTTCAGTGCGCTGTACGTGCAGGCGCTGCCCAACGGCCTCGCACGCACCGAGCTCTATCTCGAAGGCGTGCACTGCGCGAGTTGCGTGTGGCTCGTCGAACGCGTGCCGCTGCTGCAGGCCGGCGTGGCCCGCGCCGAGCTCGATGTGCGCCGCTCGCTCGCCGCGGTGGAGTGGGATCCGGCCGTGGTGCCGCTCTCGGCGATTGCGCGCGCGCTCGATACGCTGGGCTATCCGCCGCACCCCTTCCGCGGTGTGGCGCGCACGGAGATGCGGCGCAAGGAAGACCGGGCGATGCTGGTACGCATCGGGATCGCCGGCGCCATCGCGATCAATGTGATGCTGGCCGCGCTAGCGCTCTATTCGGGCGAAGTGAACACGATGGAGGCGCAGTACACGCACTTCTTCCGCTGGATCAGCTTTGCGCTCATCGTGCCGAGCTTCTGGTGGCCGGGGCGCGTGTTCTTCACCGGCGCACTGGCCTCGGTGCGGACGAAGTCGTTGCACATGGATCTCCCCATCGCCATCGCGCTGGCGGCGGGGTTCGTGCGCGGCGCCATCAACACGGTGACCGGCACCGGCCCGGTCTACTTCGACGGGCTGGCCATTCTCATCTTTGCGCTGCTCGTGGGCCGCTTCCTGCAGCAGCGGGGCCAGCGACTGGCGGCCGACGCCGCGGAGCTGCTGCACGCGATCGCGCCGAGCACGGCCCGCATTGCCGACGGGGAGCAGGTACGGGAGATCCCCGCCGAGGCGCTGCTCCCCGGGATGACGCTCGATGTACGAGCTGGCGACACGTTCGCCGCCGATGGCGTCATCGTGCGTGGGCATTCGAGTGTGAATGCCGCGCTGCTCACCGGCGAATCGCGCCCCACGAGCGTGAGCGAAGGCGCCACGGTCTTTGCCGGCACGCTCAACGTGGAAGCGCCGGTGCGGGTGCGCGTGGAGCAGGCCGGCGAGACGAGCCGCATTGCGAAGCTGCTGCGTCAGGTGGAAGAGAGCGCCCAGCGCCGCGCGCCCATCGTGCAGTACGCCAACCGGCTCGCCGGGATCTTTACCGCGATCGTGCTGGTCGCGGCAGCGCTGACGTTCGTGATCAAGGCGCAGCTGTCGCCGAGCGTTGCGCACCATGCGCTCGATGACGCCATCGCGCTGCTCATCGTGACCTGTCCGTGCGCGCTGGCGCTCGCCACGCCGCTCGCGATCACGGTCGCCGTGGGACGCGCCGCCGGCAACGGCATGCTCATCAAGGGCGGCGATGCCCTCGAGCTGCTCGCGACGCCGGGGACGCTGGTGCTCGACAAGACCGGGACCATCACCGAGGGACGCACCGCACTGGTGGCGTGGCAGGGCGCCGAGTGGGTGAAGCCGCTGGTCCTCGCGCTCGAGGAAGGGTCGTCGCATCCGTTGGCCGATGGCTTCCGCCGCGCGTGGGCGGGGCTACCGGTCCCGGTGGTGACCGCGTCGCGCCACGTGGCGGGGGGTGGCCTTGAGGGGGAGATCGACGGGCGGGTGGTGCGCATCGGCTCTCCGCGTTTTGTGGCCGACGGCACATCCCAGGTCGATCCCCTGATTGGCGCGTCGCTCGACGCGGTGGACCGGACGCTGACGCCGGTGCATGTCAGCGTCGATGGCGTGCTCGTTGCAGTAGCGGGGATGGGCGATCGTGTGCGTGAAGACGCCGCCAGGTCGCTCCAGCAGTTGCGGGCACGCGGGTGGCGGACCGTGATGCTGAGTGGGGACACTCCCGATGTGGTGGCATCGGTGGGTCGGGCGCTCGGGTTTGCCGCGCAAGACGCCATCGGTGCTGCTTCCCCCGAAGACAAGCTCGCGTTCATCGAGCGCGCGAAGCAGCAGGGGACGGTGGTGATGGTCGGCGACGGCGTGAATGACGCCGCGGCCATCGCGGCGGCGCATGTCGGCATCGGCGTCCACGGCGGCGCCGAAGCCTGCCTCGCCACGGCCGACATCTATCTCACGCGCCCGGGACTGTCCGCGCTCGTGGAGCTCACCGAGGGCGCGCGGCGTACGATGCGCGTCATCCGCCGCAACATCGCCTTCTCGGTCGCGTACAATCTCCTGGGGGCCGGCATGGCGGTCTTCGGCGTCCTCACGCCGCTCATCGCCGCCATCCTGATGCCCACCAGCTCCATCACCGTCGTACTCGGCTCCTGGTACGGCCACACGTTTGCGCGCCCGACCTCGCGCGCCGGAGGTGCCGCATGA
- a CDS encoding sulfite exporter TauE/SafE family protein gives MITTTAGVLVASLVGSVHCAGMCGGFVCFYTGSSPGTEAAALRAHAMYHAGRLTSYLTLGAVAGLVGAQVAQAGALVGVSHAAAIVAGVLMVGWALSTIAAQRGVAVGRFAVGAPAAPEAWQRALGRVLQAVRSQPMSVRAGMTGLFTTLLPCGWLYVFVATAGGTGSVRTAIATMAIFWLGTVPALLAVGVGAQKLLAPFRRRLPAFSAVVVLIMGLLSMSGHLTTAADHASHLMAQEAMHHEH, from the coding sequence ATGATCACCACCACTGCCGGCGTGCTGGTCGCCAGTCTGGTCGGCAGTGTGCACTGCGCCGGCATGTGCGGCGGTTTCGTCTGCTTCTATACCGGATCGTCTCCCGGTACCGAAGCCGCCGCGCTCCGGGCGCATGCGATGTATCACGCCGGTCGGCTGACGTCGTATCTCACGCTGGGTGCCGTTGCCGGCCTGGTGGGCGCCCAGGTCGCGCAGGCGGGTGCGCTCGTGGGCGTGAGCCACGCCGCCGCGATCGTGGCCGGTGTGCTCATGGTTGGCTGGGCGCTCAGCACCATCGCGGCGCAGCGCGGCGTCGCGGTCGGGCGCTTTGCCGTGGGGGCGCCCGCCGCGCCCGAGGCCTGGCAGCGGGCGCTGGGCCGCGTGCTGCAGGCCGTCCGCTCGCAACCCATGAGCGTGCGCGCCGGAATGACCGGCCTCTTCACCACCCTGCTCCCGTGCGGCTGGCTGTACGTGTTCGTGGCCACCGCCGGCGGCACCGGCAGCGTGCGCACGGCAATCGCCACGATGGCCATCTTCTGGCTCGGCACGGTCCCCGCCCTGCTCGCCGTGGGCGTCGGAGCGCAAAAGCTGCTGGCCCCGTTCCGCCGCCGCCTCCCCGCCTTCAGTGCGGTGGTGGTGCTCATCATGGGCCTGCTCTCGATGTCCGGACATCTCACCACGGCGGCCGATCACGCGTCGCACCTGATGGCGCAGGAGGCGATGCACCATGAGCACTGA
- a CDS encoding FixH family protein, with product MKPGMAWPVGVSVILGLTVAANLWVMKVANNDPSFAIEPDYYKKAVNYDSTMAQQRTNATLGWIVGTQFAPIGNGKATQLTVTLRDAQAVPLTGAHVAIMTRFNARANDTLTAVLTESQPGLYTAALPIAHSGEWEVRVDATRDGAKFSSSTRVTAVREVAASPANSAGSLQ from the coding sequence ATGAAACCAGGCATGGCATGGCCGGTTGGTGTCAGCGTCATCCTTGGCCTCACGGTCGCCGCGAATCTCTGGGTGATGAAGGTCGCCAACAACGATCCGTCGTTTGCGATCGAGCCCGACTACTACAAGAAGGCGGTGAACTACGACTCCACCATGGCCCAGCAGCGGACCAACGCCACGCTCGGCTGGATCGTCGGCACGCAGTTCGCGCCGATCGGCAACGGGAAGGCCACGCAGCTCACCGTCACCCTGCGGGATGCGCAGGCGGTGCCGCTTACGGGAGCCCACGTCGCCATCATGACGCGCTTCAACGCGCGCGCGAACGACACGCTCACGGCGGTACTGACCGAATCACAGCCCGGGCTGTACACCGCCGCGCTCCCGATCGCGCACAGCGGCGAGTGGGAGGTACGGGTCGACGCCACGCGCGACGGAGCGAAGTTCTCGTCGAGCACGCGCGTCACCGCCGTGCGCGAAGTGGCCGCGTCGCCGGCCAACTCCGCGGGTTCGCTGCAATGA
- the ccoG gene encoding cytochrome c oxidase accessory protein CcoG — protein MGRRVLPTLNEDGSRRWIRPKPSHGKWWQRRQAVAYFLMAIFFAAPHLRIFGKPVFLMDLPRRQFTLMGYTFLPTDTLLFMFTLGSGVIGIFLLTALFGRAWCGWACPQTVYLEFLFRPIGRWFDGGYTQSRALDKQGAWFTPRRIGKYVTFFLMALLVSHTFLAFFVGTDQLYDWILRPPAEHPSAFFFVVLFTGIVWFNFTYFREQTCLIVCPYGRWQSALIDRQSVIVAYDYNRGEPRALGAKNRDPNAGDCISCNACVQTCPTGIDIRNGLQMECVHCTQCIDACDEIMTKIGKPTGLIRYSSQDEIAGQPKHFLRLRTVLYPIVLTILLGGLGTAMFLKEPADLTVLRGLGDPFTVEADGRIANQLRIKITNRRGDPMAYTIVLDSLGTTGARAEEITVVTPDNPMQIASGATKSTTAFVLLPARAFAAGEKWIWISVSDARGYHETVKYRLLGPTGGVTPSK, from the coding sequence GTGGGGAGACGGGTTCTCCCCACGCTGAACGAAGACGGCAGCCGCCGCTGGATCCGCCCCAAGCCCTCACACGGCAAGTGGTGGCAGCGGCGGCAGGCGGTCGCCTACTTCCTCATGGCGATCTTCTTCGCCGCGCCGCATCTGCGCATCTTCGGCAAGCCGGTCTTTCTCATGGACCTGCCGCGCCGTCAGTTCACGCTGATGGGCTACACGTTTCTGCCCACCGACACGCTGCTGTTCATGTTCACGCTGGGCAGCGGCGTGATCGGCATCTTCCTGCTCACCGCCCTCTTCGGCCGCGCCTGGTGCGGCTGGGCGTGCCCGCAGACGGTCTATCTCGAGTTCCTCTTCCGCCCCATCGGCCGCTGGTTCGATGGCGGCTACACGCAGTCGCGCGCGCTCGACAAGCAGGGCGCGTGGTTCACGCCGCGTCGCATCGGGAAGTACGTCACGTTCTTCCTCATGGCGCTGCTCGTGTCGCACACGTTCCTCGCCTTCTTCGTCGGCACCGACCAGCTCTATGACTGGATCCTGCGGCCGCCCGCGGAGCATCCGAGCGCGTTCTTCTTTGTCGTGCTCTTCACCGGCATCGTCTGGTTCAACTTCACCTACTTCCGTGAGCAGACCTGCCTCATCGTCTGTCCCTACGGCCGCTGGCAGTCGGCGCTGATCGACCGGCAGAGCGTGATCGTCGCCTACGACTACAATCGCGGAGAGCCGCGCGCCCTGGGCGCGAAGAACCGCGACCCCAACGCCGGCGACTGCATCAGCTGCAACGCCTGCGTGCAGACGTGCCCCACCGGCATCGATATCCGTAACGGCCTCCAGATGGAGTGCGTGCACTGCACGCAGTGCATCGATGCCTGCGACGAGATCATGACGAAGATCGGCAAGCCCACGGGGCTCATCCGCTATTCGTCGCAGGACGAGATCGCCGGCCAGCCCAAGCACTTCCTGCGCCTGCGCACGGTGCTCTACCCCATCGTGCTCACCATCCTGCTCGGCGGGCTCGGGACGGCGATGTTCCTCAAGGAACCGGCCGATCTCACCGTGCTGCGCGGCCTGGGCGATCCGTTCACCGTCGAAGCCGACGGGCGCATTGCCAATCAGCTGCGCATCAAGATCACCAACCGGCGCGGCGATCCGATGGCGTACACCATCGTCCTCGACAGCCTGGGGACAACGGGGGCGCGCGCGGAGGAGATCACCGTCGTCACCCCCGACAACCCGATGCAGATCGCGTCGGGTGCCACCAAGAGCACCACCGCGTTCGTCCTGCTCCCCGCGCGCGCCTTCGCGGCCGGGGAGAAGTGGATCTGGATCTCCGTGTCCGACGCGCGTGGCTACCACGAAACCGTGAAGTACCGCCTGCTCGGACCCACCGGCGGCGTCACGCCCAGCAAGTGA
- a CDS encoding c-type cytochrome — protein MAGPTNDNMQDKLLDHTYDGIQEYDNPMPRWWLSTFAGTIIFSVIYYFNVGPIGIGKGRIAEYEADMKAYAAAHPAPTGDISPDQLNALIADKSKVEAGKAVFTTTCASCHGPDGGGLIGPNLTDKFWIHGGQPADIYKTVVNGVLEKGMPNWGKILKPDQVQAVTAYVVSLKGTTPANPKAPQGTPVEP, from the coding sequence ATGGCCGGCCCAACCAACGACAACATGCAGGACAAGCTGCTGGATCACACCTACGATGGGATCCAGGAGTATGACAACCCCATGCCGCGCTGGTGGCTCAGCACCTTCGCCGGCACGATCATCTTCTCCGTCATCTACTACTTCAACGTGGGCCCCATCGGGATCGGCAAGGGGCGCATCGCGGAGTACGAAGCGGACATGAAAGCCTATGCCGCGGCGCATCCGGCGCCCACCGGCGATATCTCCCCCGACCAGCTCAACGCGCTCATCGCCGACAAGAGCAAGGTCGAGGCCGGTAAGGCCGTCTTCACCACGACCTGCGCGTCGTGCCACGGCCCCGATGGCGGGGGGCTCATTGGTCCCAACCTCACCGACAAGTTCTGGATTCATGGCGGCCAACCGGCCGACATCTACAAGACGGTCGTGAACGGCGTGCTCGAGAAAGGCATGCCCAACTGGGGCAAGATCCTCAAGCCCGATCAGGTCCAGGCCGTGACCGCGTATGTCGTGTCGCTCAAGGGCACGACGCCCGCCAACCCCAAGGCACCGCAGGGAACACCGGTCGAGCCGTGA
- a CDS encoding cbb3-type cytochrome c oxidase subunit 3, which produces MKLSDIMAAAGLSFYAQVALVLFLIVFVAIAIRTFLPSRSRELDEAARLPLEDGPVLRPSLQER; this is translated from the coding sequence ATGAAGCTCTCCGACATCATGGCGGCCGCCGGCCTGTCGTTCTACGCGCAGGTCGCGCTGGTCCTCTTCCTCATCGTCTTCGTCGCAATTGCCATTCGCACCTTCCTTCCTTCGCGCAGCCGGGAGCTCGATGAAGCGGCCCGGCTGCCGCTGGAGGATGGACCGGTGCTTCGCCCCAGCCTGCAGGAGCGCTGA